From one Nocardioides yefusunii genomic stretch:
- a CDS encoding nitrite/sulfite reductase — protein sequence MTATPTAPSRPRRKRGEGQWALGYSEPLNKNEQSKKDDNPLNVEGRILGIYSKKGFDSIDPADLRGRFRWMGLYTQRAPGFDGGKTATVEEEELDARFFMMRVRTDGAILDAHALRTLGGISVEFGQNTADITDRNNIQYHWIRIEDVPEIWDRLGSAGLTTLEACGDSPRPFLGSPVAGIAKDEIIDGTPAMDEIKRRILGNPEFSNLPRKFKTSVSGHPSHDAAPEVNDISFVGNVHPEHGPGFDVWVGGGLSTNPMLAVKLGVWVPLDEVADVWEAVCGIFRDYGYRRLRSKARLKFLVADWGKDKFMEVLEGEYLKRELIRLDSPGVPTRQGDHIGVHEQKDGKFYIGAAPVVGRINGEILNGLGDIVEKHGAAGVRLTAWQKLVVIGVDADKTEAVVADLKEIGLDARPSNWRRNTMACTGIEFCKLAIVETKARAAALIDELERRIPELDVPISVNMNGCPNACARTQIADIGLKGQLVMDEDGNQVEGFQVHLGGALGLQANFGRKLRAHKVTSLGLDDYVTTVVRNYLTDRTEGESFATWAARTDDANLRGDLALEAV from the coding sequence ATGACTGCCACTCCCACCGCCCCGTCCCGTCCCCGTCGCAAGCGCGGCGAGGGCCAGTGGGCCCTGGGTTACTCCGAGCCCCTCAACAAGAACGAGCAGAGCAAGAAGGACGACAACCCACTCAACGTGGAAGGTCGCATCCTCGGCATCTACTCCAAGAAGGGCTTCGACTCGATCGACCCCGCCGACCTGCGCGGCCGCTTCCGCTGGATGGGTCTCTACACCCAGCGCGCGCCCGGCTTCGACGGCGGCAAGACCGCGACCGTGGAGGAGGAGGAGCTCGACGCTCGCTTCTTCATGATGCGTGTCCGCACCGACGGCGCGATCCTCGACGCCCACGCGCTGCGCACCCTCGGTGGCATCTCGGTCGAGTTCGGCCAGAACACCGCCGACATCACCGACCGCAACAACATCCAGTACCACTGGATCCGCATCGAGGACGTCCCCGAGATCTGGGACCGCCTCGGCAGCGCCGGCCTGACCACCCTCGAGGCCTGCGGCGACTCCCCGCGTCCCTTCCTCGGCTCGCCGGTCGCCGGCATCGCCAAGGACGAGATCATCGACGGCACCCCCGCGATGGACGAGATCAAGCGCCGCATCCTGGGCAACCCCGAGTTCTCCAACCTCCCGCGCAAGTTCAAGACGTCCGTCTCGGGTCACCCGAGCCACGACGCCGCGCCCGAGGTCAACGACATCTCCTTCGTCGGCAACGTCCACCCCGAGCACGGGCCCGGCTTCGACGTCTGGGTCGGCGGTGGTCTCTCGACCAACCCGATGCTGGCCGTCAAGCTCGGCGTCTGGGTCCCGCTCGACGAGGTCGCAGACGTGTGGGAGGCGGTCTGCGGCATCTTCCGTGACTACGGATACCGCCGACTTCGCTCCAAGGCCCGCCTCAAGTTCCTCGTCGCCGACTGGGGCAAGGACAAGTTCATGGAGGTCCTCGAGGGCGAGTACCTCAAGCGTGAGCTGATCCGCCTCGACTCCCCCGGCGTCCCCACCCGTCAGGGTGACCACATCGGTGTGCACGAGCAGAAGGACGGCAAGTTCTACATCGGTGCCGCCCCCGTCGTGGGCCGCATCAACGGCGAGATCCTCAACGGCCTCGGCGACATCGTCGAGAAGCACGGCGCCGCCGGCGTCCGCCTGACCGCCTGGCAGAAGCTCGTCGTGATCGGTGTCGACGCCGACAAGACCGAGGCCGTCGTCGCCGACCTCAAGGAGATCGGCCTCGACGCGCGTCCCTCCAACTGGCGCCGCAACACGATGGCCTGCACCGGCATCGAGTTCTGCAAGCTCGCGATCGTCGAGACCAAGGCTCGCGCCGCCGCGCTCATCGACGAGCTCGAGCGACGCATCCCCGAGCTCGACGTGCCGATCTCGGTCAACATGAACGGTTGCCCCAACGCCTGCGCCCGCACCCAGATCGCCGACATCGGCCTCAAGGGTCAGCTGGTCATGGACGAGGACGGCAACCAGGTCGAGGGCTTCCAGGTGCACCTCGGTGGCGCCCTGGGCCTGCAGGCCAACTTCGGCCGCAAGCTGCGCGCCCACAAGGTGACCAGCCTCGGTCTCGACGACTACGTCACCACCGTGGTCCGCAACTACCTGACCGACCGCACCGAGGGCGAGAGCTTCGCCACCTGGGCCGCCCGCACCGACGACGCCAACCTGCGCGGCGACCTCGCGCTCGAGGCGGTCTGA
- a CDS encoding glycine hydroxymethyltransferase yields MTDALAKTTSAAYDAALEVIASVEPRIAQATRQELADQRGSLKLIASENYASPAVLMTMGTWFSDKYAEGTVGHRFYAGCQNVDSVESIAAEHARELFGAEYAYVQPHSGIDANLTAYWAILAHRVEGPWLEKMSVKNMNDLSEEEWEELRNELGNQRLLGMSLDAGGHLTHGFRPNISGKMFHQNQYSTDPETGLIDYDALMEQAKEFKPLILVAGYSAYPRRINFRKMREIADAVGATLMVDMAHFAGLVAGKVFTGEENPVPYADIVTSTSHKSLRGPRGGFILATKEYAPSVDRGCPMVLGGPLSHVMAAKAVAFAEARTEEFQAYAQQVADNAKSLAEGFLSRGAKLVTGGTDNHIVLVDVSSFGLTGRQAESALLDAGVVTNRNSVPQDANGAWYTSGIRLGTPALTTRGFGHEEFDKVAELIVDVLSNTTPGTTKAGDPSKASYVLAEGVADRVRAASAELLDANPLYPGLELS; encoded by the coding sequence ATGACCGACGCACTTGCGAAGACCACCAGCGCCGCATATGACGCAGCTCTCGAGGTGATTGCCTCCGTCGAGCCCCGTATTGCCCAGGCCACGCGCCAGGAGCTCGCCGACCAGCGTGGATCGCTGAAGCTCATCGCTTCGGAGAACTACGCCTCCCCGGCCGTGCTCATGACCATGGGTACCTGGTTCAGTGACAAGTACGCCGAGGGCACCGTCGGCCACCGCTTCTACGCCGGTTGCCAGAACGTCGACTCCGTGGAGTCGATCGCCGCTGAGCACGCCCGCGAGCTGTTCGGTGCCGAGTACGCCTACGTCCAGCCGCACTCCGGCATCGACGCCAACCTCACCGCCTACTGGGCGATCCTCGCGCACCGCGTCGAGGGCCCGTGGCTGGAGAAGATGAGCGTCAAGAACATGAACGACCTGTCCGAGGAGGAGTGGGAGGAGCTCCGCAACGAGCTCGGCAACCAGCGCCTCCTGGGCATGTCGCTCGACGCCGGTGGCCACCTCACCCACGGGTTCCGCCCGAACATCTCCGGCAAGATGTTCCACCAGAACCAGTACTCGACCGACCCCGAGACCGGTCTGATCGACTACGACGCCCTGATGGAGCAGGCCAAGGAGTTCAAGCCGCTCATCCTGGTCGCCGGTTACTCCGCTTACCCGCGCCGCATCAACTTCCGCAAGATGCGCGAGATCGCGGACGCCGTCGGCGCGACCCTCATGGTCGACATGGCTCACTTCGCAGGCCTCGTGGCCGGCAAGGTGTTCACCGGCGAGGAGAACCCGGTTCCCTACGCCGACATCGTCACCTCCACCTCGCACAAGTCCTTGCGTGGTCCGCGCGGTGGCTTCATCCTCGCGACCAAGGAGTACGCCCCCAGCGTCGACCGCGGTTGCCCGATGGTCCTCGGTGGCCCGCTCAGCCACGTCATGGCTGCCAAGGCCGTCGCGTTCGCCGAGGCCCGTACCGAGGAGTTCCAGGCCTACGCCCAGCAGGTGGCCGACAACGCCAAGTCGCTGGCCGAGGGCTTCCTCTCGCGTGGCGCCAAGCTCGTCACCGGTGGCACCGACAACCACATCGTGCTCGTCGACGTCTCCTCCTTCGGTCTCACCGGCCGTCAGGCGGAGTCGGCCCTGCTCGACGCCGGTGTCGTCACCAACCGCAACTCGGTCCCGCAGGACGCCAACGGCGCCTGGTACACCTCGGGCATCCGCCTGGGTACTCCGGCCCTGACGACTCGCGGCTTCGGCCACGAGGAGTTCGACAAGGTCGCCGAGCTCATCGTCGACGTTCTCAGCAACACCACGCCGGGCACCACCAAGGCCGGCGACCCGTCGAAGGCGTCCTACGTCCTCGCCGAGGGCGTGGCCGACCGTGTCCGTGCGGCCAGCGCCGAGCTGCTCGACGCCAACCCGCTCTACCCGGGTCTCGAGCTCTCCTGA
- a CDS encoding YihY/virulence factor BrkB family protein, translated as MSSTEPRTQDPASSTGETATRAARLRDWASVLLFRLWRVVVETVGACLRHRVTGLAAEAAFFAVLSVPPLIFALTGAIGYISERYPPAQIADLENAIVSLSSKVLTEDAVSRVIEPTIEEVLRGGRFDVMSLGFFLALWSGSRALNVFVDTITIMHGLGGQRGIVRTRALSFSLYILAMVLGSLALPLVVAGPSLINAWLPEQVSVLGRFYWPVVVLLCVVFLATLYHVAVPVKTNWSFNLPGAIFSLASWIAGSYLLRGFLTATASESSSVFGPLAAPIAVLLWLYLLSIAMLIGAAVNASFDRVFPQTETVLARRGAAVRRKDAAA; from the coding sequence ATGTCCAGTACCGAACCGAGGACGCAGGATCCCGCGTCGAGTACCGGAGAAACAGCCACGCGGGCTGCGCGGCTGCGGGACTGGGCCTCGGTGTTGCTCTTCCGGCTCTGGCGCGTCGTCGTCGAGACCGTGGGCGCCTGCTTGCGACACCGGGTCACGGGCCTCGCCGCAGAGGCGGCCTTCTTCGCCGTCCTCTCGGTGCCGCCGCTGATCTTCGCCCTCACCGGCGCGATCGGCTACATCTCCGAGCGGTATCCGCCGGCGCAGATCGCCGACCTGGAGAACGCCATCGTCTCGCTCTCCTCGAAGGTCCTCACCGAGGACGCGGTGTCCCGTGTCATCGAGCCGACCATCGAGGAGGTGCTGCGTGGGGGCCGCTTCGACGTCATGTCGTTGGGTTTCTTCCTGGCGCTCTGGTCCGGCTCCCGGGCCCTGAACGTCTTCGTCGACACGATCACGATCATGCACGGCCTCGGTGGCCAGCGCGGGATCGTGCGGACCCGGGCGTTGTCCTTCTCGCTCTACATCCTGGCGATGGTGCTGGGCTCGCTCGCTCTGCCGTTGGTGGTCGCGGGGCCGTCGTTGATCAACGCCTGGTTGCCTGAGCAGGTGAGCGTCCTGGGTCGGTTCTACTGGCCGGTCGTGGTGCTGCTCTGCGTGGTGTTCCTCGCGACGCTCTACCACGTGGCCGTGCCGGTGAAGACGAACTGGAGCTTCAACCTCCCGGGAGCGATCTTCTCGCTGGCGAGTTGGATCGCGGGTTCCTACCTGTTGCGCGGGTTCCTCACCGCCACGGCGTCGGAGTCGAGTTCGGTCTTCGGTCCGTTGGCCGCGCCGATCGCGGTGCTGCTGTGGCTCTACCTGCTCTCGATCGCGATGCTGATCGGAGCCGCCGTCAACGCTTCCTTCGACCGGGTGTTCCCCCAGACGGAGACGGTGCTGGCGCGTCGCGGTGCGGCTGTACGTCGCAAGGACGCCGCGGCGTGA
- a CDS encoding potassium channel family protein: protein MSKRFESSPPSGTLVRLPEPETSPWRALGRRLLAATSVLVGTVLLVYLDRAGYQDGNDPSGKVDLLDAIYYTTVTLSTTGYGDITPVSDTARLVNAFVITPARIAFLVLLIGTTLEVLASQGREMFRISRWRKQMHDHVVIVGYGTKGRSAALTLLTSGYAPERIVVVDPSPAALEEAHADGFAVITGDATRRHVLQMADVAEASRVIITTNQDATNVLTTLTVRQANPDAEIVAAVREQDNADLMRHSGADSVITSAETVGRLLGLSSLSPKLGTVMEDLLTASEGLEVAERELLVTEVGMQPQRVADQVIAVIRDEKVHRYYDPVVTQLARGDKLIVVRPAQELPWAPRPGTHADESFARDEE from the coding sequence GTGAGCAAGCGGTTCGAGTCGTCCCCGCCCTCGGGGACCCTGGTCCGGCTGCCGGAACCCGAGACGTCCCCGTGGCGTGCCCTGGGACGTCGGCTCCTGGCAGCGACGTCGGTCCTGGTGGGCACGGTCCTGCTGGTGTACCTGGACCGCGCGGGCTACCAGGACGGCAATGATCCCAGCGGCAAGGTCGACCTGCTCGATGCCATCTACTACACGACCGTCACCCTGAGCACCACGGGCTACGGCGACATCACGCCGGTCTCGGACACTGCTCGGCTCGTCAACGCATTCGTCATCACGCCCGCTCGCATCGCCTTCCTCGTCCTGCTGATCGGCACGACGCTCGAGGTGCTGGCGAGCCAGGGACGTGAGATGTTCCGGATCTCCCGGTGGAGGAAGCAGATGCACGACCACGTGGTCATCGTCGGGTACGGCACGAAGGGTCGTTCCGCAGCGCTGACCTTGCTCACCAGTGGCTACGCGCCTGAACGGATCGTGGTCGTCGACCCGAGCCCTGCGGCCCTGGAGGAGGCGCACGCCGACGGTTTCGCCGTCATCACCGGTGACGCCACCCGCCGTCACGTCCTGCAGATGGCTGACGTCGCAGAGGCCTCGCGCGTCATCATCACCACCAACCAGGACGCCACCAACGTGCTCACCACCCTCACGGTGCGCCAGGCCAACCCCGACGCCGAGATCGTCGCTGCGGTCCGTGAGCAGGACAACGCCGACCTGATGCGGCACTCCGGCGCGGACTCCGTCATCACCTCCGCCGAGACGGTGGGCCGCCTGCTCGGCCTCTCGTCGCTCTCGCCCAAGCTCGGCACCGTCATGGAGGACCTGCTGACCGCCTCGGAGGGCCTCGAGGTCGCCGAACGGGAACTGTTGGTCACCGAGGTAGGGATGCAGCCCCAGCGGGTCGCCGACCAGGTGATCGCGGTGATCCGCGACGAGAAGGTGCACCGCTACTACGACCCGGTCGTCACCCAGCTGGCCCGCGGCGACAAGCTGATCGTGGTGCGCCCGGCACAGGAACTGCCCTGGGCGCCTCGCCCCGGAACCCACGCCGACGAGTCGTTCGCGCGGGACGAGGAGTGA